From the genome of Argentina anserina chromosome 4, drPotAnse1.1, whole genome shotgun sequence, one region includes:
- the LOC126790429 gene encoding protein SPIRAL1-like 1 → MGRGVSSGGGQSSLDYLFGSGEAPKPSTNNVRAAPKEVQAVNEPTPKPTASPPPPKPESVDITKQIPAGINSTSTNNYMRADGQNTGNFITDRPSTKVHSAPGGGSSLGYLFGGPGGN, encoded by the exons ATGGGTCGTGGAGTCAGCAGTGGTGGGGGTCAGAGTTCCTTGGATTATCTTTTTGGGAGTGGAGAGGCTCCAAAGCCAAGCACAAACAATGTGCGAGCTGCCCCAAAGGAAGTGCAGGCTGTGAATGAACCTACTCCCAAACCAACTGCTTCTCCTCCCCCTCCCAAACCTGAATCAGTAGATATCACCAAGCAGATTCCTGCTGGTATCAATAGTACTTCTACAAATAACTACATGCGTGCTGATGGCCAAAACACCGGAAACTTCATTACG GATCGACCCTCAACTAAGGTCCACTCTGCCCCAGGTGGTGGATCGTCTCTGGGTTACCTCTTTGGTGGACCAGGTGGCAACTGA
- the LOC126791070 gene encoding cell division control protein 48 homolog B: MEAHSSSCNTAANDDGEWRAEKAIGGNKEALQALRELIVYPLLFSSQAKRLGLKWPRGLLLYGPPGTGKTSLVRAVVQECGAHLVLISPHTVHKAFTGESELALREAFAEAASHTLSGKPSVVFIDEIDALCPRRDSRREQDVRIAAQLRLLMESKPLSTSVPQVVVVASTNRVEAVDPALRRSGRFDAEIEVTTPTEDERFQILKLYTRKISLGPDVDLRALAAKCNGFAGADLEALCREAAISAMRRYQDANKDADLLSLAKEDWENAKSVVNASITRGVTVEIPKVSWEDIGGLKDLKIKLQQAVEWPIKYSAEFSRLGISPIRGILLYGPPGCSKTTLAKAAANAAQASFFSLSGAELFSMYVGEGEALLRNTFRRARLAAPSIIFFDEADVVAAKRGGSSSNSSTVGERLLSTLLTEMDGLEEAKGVFVLAATNRPHAIDAALVRPGRFDLVLFVQPPDLEGRKQILTVLTREIRLGDDVDLKQIAEETEHFTGAELKGLCKEAGIVALREDICASAVCHRHFQSAKDSLKPALTKADVDSYRAFATESDRT, translated from the exons ATGGAAGCCCACAGCTCCTCCTGTAACACCGCCGCAAACGACGACGGCGAATGGAGAGCCGAGAAAGCTATAGGCGGCAACAAGGAAGCTCTCCAAGCTCTGAGAGAACTCATCGTCTACCCTCTCCTCTTCTCTTCCCAAGCCAAAAGGCTCGGCCTCAAA TGGCCTCGTGGTTTGCTTCTCTACGGTCCTCCCGGCACCGGAAAAACAAGCTTGGTTCGGGCGGTGGTTCAGGAGTGTGGCGCGCATCTAGTCCTAATCAG TCCGCATACTGTTCACAAAGCATTTACCGGAGAGAGTGAGCTGGCGCTGCGGGAGGCTTTCGCGGAGGCGGCGTCACATACATTGTCAGGGAAGCCATCAGTTGTCTTCATAGATGAGATTGATGCACTCTGTCCTCGCCGCGATTCTAG AAGAGAGCAAGATGTTCGCATAGCTGCCCAATTACGTTTACTGATGGAATCAAAGCCATTGTCAACTTCTGTACCACAAGTTGTAGTTGTTGCCTCCACTAACAG AGTGGAAGCAGTAGACCCAGCACTAAGAAGGTCTGGGCGTTTTGATGCTGAGATTGAAGTTACTACACCTACTGAAGATGAGCGCTTTCAAATTCTCAAG CTTTACACAAGAAAAATTTCTTTGGGTCCTGATGTTGACCTACGAGCCTTGGCTGCAAAATGCAATGGATTTGCTGGGGCTGACTTAGAAGCTTTATGCCGTGAGGCTGCCATATCTGCAATGAGGAGGTATCAAGATGCAAACAAAGATGCTGATTTGCTAAGCTTAGCAAAAGAAGACTGGGAGAATGCTAAGTCTGTAGTTAATGCAAGTATAACAAGAGGTGTCACAGTGGAAATCCCCAAGGTGTCTTGGGAAGATATTGGAGGCTTGAAAGATTTAAAG ATAAAGCTTCAGCAAGCTGTTGAGTGGCCTATCAAATATTCTGCTGAGTTTTCTAGGCTGGGAATATCTCCTATACGCGGAATTCTTCTTTACGGTCCACCAGGATGCTCAAAAACCACCCTTGCCAAAGCCGCTGCAAATGCTGCCCAagcctctttcttttctttgag TGGTGCAGAATTATTTTCAATGTATGTTGGAGAGGGTGAAGCTCTACTGCGCAATACCTTTCGGAGAGCTCGCCTTGCAGCACCCAGCATAATATTCTTTGATGAGGCAGATGTTGTTGCAGCCAAACG GGGTGGGAGTTCAAGCAACAGCAGTACTGTCGGAGAGAGGCTTCTATCTACTTTGCTTACTGAAATGGATGGTTTGGAAGAGGCTAAG GGAGTTTTTGTCTTGGCTGCTACAAATCGGCCTCATGCAATTGACGCCGCATTAGTTCGACCAGGACGCTTTGATTTG GTGCTCTTTGTACAGCCACCTGATTTAGAGGGTCGGAAGCAGATCCTTACTGTACTCACTCGTGAGATTCGATTAGGAGACGATGTTGATCTCAAACAAATAGCAGAAGAAACAGAGCACTTTACCGGAGCTGAGCTGAAGGGTCTATGCAAGGAAGCCGGAATAGTAGCTCTGAGAGAAGACATATGTGCCAGTGCTGTGTGTCATCGTCATTTCCAGTCTGCAAAGGACTCTTTGAAGCCAGCACTGACCAAAGCAGATGTTGACTCATATAGGGCTTTTGCAACTGAAAGTGATCGGACATGA
- the LOC126790804 gene encoding uncharacterized protein LOC126790804: MCGIALIISGIRFDLSSLLLDTTLPLTNFDQLQFTAADIAAALLRRGPDSLGSKKLRLHSSGSEIKSDIDGAEEEEESPCMHFFGATLQLRGVNPVLQPLVDSSKNVLIYNGEIFGGIEIGSEENDGEVVMRLLGGCEGSVPNVVSRIKGPWAIIYWQESSRTLWFGRDAFGRRSLLVHWPTVEDSRFLLSSVSPVASNERSSAENGTTKVGFWEELPCGIYSISIDAPDYGMTLVGKVKKHEWTNAMLEELIQWERTFVEPQTEDLHISHCETLRGQHDRNSDTSDIVSLPCKSGNGQSSIPVPAQTVLAALKESVLRRSSLHTIFQAGTHDMEKDLVPVAVLFSGGLDSMIIAALLHECLDPSYEIDLLNVSFDGQSVPDRISAMAGVRELRKIAPLRKWKLVEIDADLSKLAFETKCVLSLINPANTYMDLNIGISLWLAAGGDGWVYEENSKYTEGNRLGVKYKSEARIVLVGSGADEQCAGYGRHRTKYRSGSWLRLHEEMKLDMQRIWKRNLGRDDRCISDTGKEARFPFLDEDVIKTLLGIPLWEVANLDQPSGIGDKKILREVAKLLGLHEAATLPKRAIQFGTRIARESNRKNFGSNRAANQASAGSVVIH, encoded by the exons ATGTGCGGAATCGCTTTGATCATCTCCGGCATTCGCTTCGACTTGTCGTCTCTGCTTCTCGACACCACACTTCCACTCACCAACTTCGACCAA CTTCAGTTCACTGCAGCCGACATCGCCGCCGCTCTGCTACGGAGGGGCCCGGATAGCCTAGGCTCCAAGAAGCTTCGTCTTCATTCATCAGGCTCCGAAATCAAGTCTGACATTGATGGagcagaggaggaggaggagtcaCCTTGTATGCACTTCTTTGGTGCCACTTTGCAGCTCAGAGGAGTAAACCCAGTACTTCAGCCATTGGTGGATTCCTCTAAGAATGTTCTTATTTATAATG GTGAAATCTTTGGGGGGATTGAGATTGGGAGTGAGGAGAATGATGGTGAAGTTGTAATGAGGTTGCTGGGAGGGTGTGAAGGTTCTGTGCCGAATGTAGTTTCTAGGATCAAGGGGCCTTGGGCTATCATCTATTGGCAG GAGAGTTCAAGAACATTATGGTTTGGGAGAGATGCATTTGGTCGCCGGAGTCTGCTTGTTCACTGGCCGACAGTGGAGGACTCTCGGTTTCTGTTGTCGTCGGTATCACCTGTTGCTTCAAATGAGCGTTCTTCTG CTGAAAATGGAACTACCAAGGTTGGTTTTTGGGAAGAGCTCCCGTGTGGAATATACAGCATATCCATAGATGCTCCAGATTATGGCATGACTTTGGTTGGTAAAGTGAAAAAGCATGAATGGACTAATGCCATGCTGGAAGAACTGATACAATGGGAGAGAACATTTGTTGAACCCCAAACTGAAGATTTGCATATTTCACATTGTGAGACTTTAAGAGGGCAACATGATAGGAACTCAGATACTTCAGATATAGTGTCACTTCCATGTAAATCAG GCAATGGACAAAGCTCAATACCAGTACCGGCACAAACTGTGTTGGCTGCTTTGAAGGAATCAGTTTTGCGCCGATCTTCACTGCACACAATATTTCAG GCAGGAACACATGATATGGAAAAGGATCTTGTACCGGTGGCAGTTCTTTTTTCTGGTGGATTGGATTCTATGATAATTGCGGCATTGTTGCATGAGTGCCTAGATCCAAGCT ATGAGATTGATCTACTCAATGTGAGCTTTGATGGTCAGTCTGTTCCAGATAGAATCTCTGCCATGGCAGGAGTAAGGGAACTAAGAAAAATTGCACCTTTAAGAAA GTGGAAACTTGTGGAGATTGATGCTGATTTATCAAAATTGGCCTTTGAAACAAAGTGTGTATTGTCACTCATAAACCCTGCCAACACCTACATG GACCTGAATATAGGGATTTCTTTATGGCTGGCAGCTGGTGGGGACGGATGGGTGTATGAGGAAAATAGCAAATATACTGAGGGGAATCGTCTAGGTGTTAAATACAAGTCCGAGGCAAGGATTGTCCTTGTTGGCTCTGGTGCAGATGAACAATGTGCTGGCTATGGTAGGCACAGAACAAAATATAGAAGTGGAAG TTGGCTGCGGCTGCATGAAGAAATGAAGCTGGATATGCAAAGAATATGGAAAAGAAACCTTGGTAGAGATGACAGATGCATTTCTGACACTGGAAAGGAG GCAAGGTTTCCTTTCTTGGATGAAGATGTGATAAAAACTTTACTGGGGATTCCTCTCTGGGAGGTTGCGAACCTTGATCAACCGAGTGGGATAGGAGATAAAAAGATTCTGAGAGAG GTTGCGAAATTGCTGGGTTTACATGAAGCTGCTACTCTACCTAAACGAGCCATACAG TTTGGTACAAGAATTGCAAGGGAATCCAATAGAAAGAATTTCGGAAGTAACCGTGCTGCAAATCAGGCATCTGCAGGAAGCGTGGTGATTCACTAG
- the LOC126791421 gene encoding ubiquinone biosynthesis protein COQ4 homolog, mitochondrial, protein MIGGARVRLNRWQQAAVAVGSAVGALLDPRRADLIAALGETTGKPAFERVLQRMKTNPEGRAILLERPRVISANVGHAWDLPAGTFCAAYAKFMGSRNFSPDDRPPVRFMETDELAYVAMRAREVHDFWHTLFDLPTNLMGESALKVIEFQQMYLPMCLMSVVGGSVRFNEKQRKLFFQHYFPWAVRAGMQSTDLMCIYYEKHFHEDLEDVQRKWGITPAPAVFKQTQASAASAGVAKKPEIY, encoded by the exons ATGATTGGAGGTGCTCGTGTGAGGCTGAACAGGTGGCAGCAGGCGGCGGTGGCGGTTGGGTCGGCGGTGGGGGCATTGCTGGACCCAAGAAGAGCAGACCTGATAGCAGCTCTGGGGGAGACAACTGGGAAGCCGGCATTCGAAAGAGTTCTTCAGAGGATGAAGACTAACCCTGAAGGCAGA GCCATTCTGTTGGAGCGACCTCGGGTAATATCTGCAAATGTGGGTCATGCATGGGATCTTCCAGCGGGCACGTTTTGTGCTGCGTATGCAAAGTTCATGGGATCTAGGAACTTCTCCCCTGATGACCGACCACCAGTGCGTTTCATGGAAACAGATGAACTTGCGTATGTAGCCATGAGGGCTCGTGAGGTACACGACTTCTGGCACACCCTTTTTGACCTTCCGACAAACTTGATGGGTGAATCAGCACTCAAAGTAATAGAGTTTCAGCAAATGTACCTTCCCATGTGCTTGATGTCCGTTGTAGGAGGCTCTGTGAGATTCAATGAGAAGCAAAGAAAATTGTTTTTCCAGCACTACTTTCCCTGGGCTGTTCGAGCTGGTATGCAGTCAACAGATCTTATGTGTATTTACTATGAGAAACACTTTCATGAGGATTTGGAAGATGTTCAGAGAAAGTGGGGTATAACTCCTGCTCCTGCTGTGTTTAAACAAACCCAAGCATCAGCAGCTTCAGCTGGTGTAGCGAAGAAACCAGAGATTTATTGA
- the LOC126790696 gene encoding LOW QUALITY PROTEIN: putative methylesterase 11, chloroplastic (The sequence of the model RefSeq protein was modified relative to this genomic sequence to represent the inferred CDS: inserted 2 bases in 1 codon), which yields MGNSMACFSPAHNPKELNTNLSRKPSKRSPYSSPFFGSSASTRRTKGSPSKKQTLEDDLVLQQQAIEAVLLFQNHQKNKESQPFNRSTSVXAPAPKKSQAFTKSSSSRQPLGSDTLFQPLALVDKQDVKIEGLETNHFVLVHGGGFGAWCWYKTMALLVESGFKVDAVDLTGSGINSFDTNSITSLAQYVKPLTEVLENLEEGKKVILVGHDFGGTCISYVMELFPSKIAKAIFISAAMLTSGQSTLNLFAQQTSSNDLMRQAQIFLYANGKNQPPTAIGFGKKFTEDLLFNQSPAKDVALASVSMRPIPFAPVTEKLILSEKNYGSVRRFFIVTQEDHAISVALQEEMLESNPPEQFYRLKGSDHAPFFSRPQALHRILLEISQAPPI from the exons ATGGGGAACTCGATGGCATGCTTCTCCCCTGCACACAACCCCAAGGAGCTGAACACCAATTTGTCAAGGAAGCCCTCCAAGAGGTCACCCTACTCTTCACCTTTTTTTGGCTCATCAGCTAGTACTAGAAGAACAAAGGGTTCTCCCAGTAAGAAACAGACCCTTGAAGATGATTTGGTCCTTCAACAACAAGCTATCGAGGCCGTTCTGCTGTTCCAGAACCACCAGAAGAACAAAGAATCGCAGCCCTTCAACCGGTCCACCTCTGT GGCTCCTGCACCAAAGAAGAGTCAGGCATTTACAAAAAGCTCCAGCTCCAGGCAGCCCTTGGGTTCTGATACTCTCTTCCAGCCTCTTGCGCTTGTTGACAAGCAG GATGTAAAGATTGAAGGTCTGGAAACAAATCATTTCGTACTTGTTCATGGAGGTGGCTTTGGTGCTTGGTGCTGGTATAAAACAATGGCCCTTCTAGTAGAAAGTGGGTTCAAGGTTGATGCTGTTGACTTAACTGGTTCCGGAATCAACTCATTCGATACAAATAGCATTACAAGTCTTGCACAATATGTGAAGCCGCTTACTGAAGTCCTTGAGAATCTAGAGGAGGGCAAAAAG GTCATCttggttggacatgattttGGTGGTACCTGTATCTCATATGTAATGGAGTTGTTTCCATCTAAAATAGCAAAGGCCATTTTCATCTCTGCAGCAATGTTAACTAGTGGGCAGAGTACTCTTAATCTATTTGCTCAACAG ACAAGCTCGAATGATCTCATGCGACAAGCTCAGATATTCTTGTATGCAAATGGGAAAAATCAACCACCTACTGCTATTGGTTTTGGCAAAAAATTTACCGAAGACTTATTGTTCAATCAAAGTCCCGCAAAG GATGTTGCATTAGCATCAGTATCGATGAGGCCAATCCCTTTTGCACCAGTCACTGAGAAGCTCATTCTTTCTGAGAAAAATTACGGATCTGTCAGGCGGTTTTTCATAGTTACTCAAGAAGATCATGCCATAAGTGTTGCACTACAGGAGGAAATGCTGGAATCAAACCCGCCGGAACAGTTCTATAGACTAAAAGGCTCTGATCATGCACCTTTTTTCTCAAGGCCTCAGGCTTTGCATAGGATATTACTAGAGATATCCCAGGCTCCCCCTATCTGA
- the LOC126790695 gene encoding pre-mRNA-splicing factor ATP-dependent RNA helicase DEAH10: protein MAHGRLSNSTNGLKRSFSDENRKPDAAVAKKQKLTQHRKSLPIASVEKCLVDEVRLHDTLIIVGETGSGKTTQLPQFLYNAGFCGYGKVIGVTQPRRVAAMTVAKRVAEECGVSLGEKVGYSVRFDDVTSNSTRIKYMTDGLLLREALLDPYLSKYSVVIVDEAHERTVQTDVLLGLLKNVQNARAKVVNNHQDTNNKKISNDTQLDKDNGSQSLSFLKKCQGRNPLKLIIMSASLDARVFSEYFGGARAVHIQGRQFPVDIYYTHHNVQDYLDASLSSIFQIHMEEDPGDILVFLTGQEEIESVQRLVKERLKKLPETSQKLLAVPIFSSLPSEQQMQVFTPAPEGFRKVILATNIAETSVTIPGIKYVIDPGFVKARTYDPNKGLSSLNVIPISKAQALQRSGRAGRERSGKCFRLYPENQFEKLEDSTKPEIKRCDIASIILQLKVLGVDDVIGFDFIDKPSRSAIVKSLEQLYVLGALTDECKLSDPVGRQMASLPLDPIYSKALIRASETEFNCLEEMLITVAMLSVESIFFAPREKLNEARTAMKCFASPDGDHLTLVNVYRAFSEFSEKRSDLSKEKREKSIRKWCKDNFINSRSLKHAHDIHSQIRGNVEQMGLHVASCGDDMLPFRRCLAASFFLNAALKQPEGTYRALANGQVVRIHPSSVLFHEKPECLVFNELVETNHKYIRNTTRIDYLWLHELAPHFYAMQN, encoded by the exons ATGGCTCACGGACGGCTCAGCAATTCCACCAACGGCCTCAAACGCAGCTTCTCCGACGAGAATCGTAAGCCGGATGCCGCCGTCGCCAA GAAGCAGAAGCTTACGCAGCACAGGAAGTCTCTGCCGATCGCTTCTG TTGAGAAGTGTCTCGTCGACGAAGTTCGATTGCATGATACTTTGATTATAGTTGGTGAAACCGGAAGCGGCAAAACCACAC AATTACCGCAGTTTTTGTACAATGCTGGATTTTGTGGGTATGGCAAAGTCATTGGGGTGACTCAACCGAGGCGTGTGGCTGCTATGACTGTGGCGAAACGGGTGGCTGAGGAGTGTGGTGTTTCCTTGGGTGAAAAGGTTGGTTACTCTGTTAGATTTGACGATGTGACCTCTAATTCAACGAGGATTAAGTATATGACTGATGGATTGCTACTTAG GGAAGCACTATTGGATCCATATCTATCTAAGTATTCAGTTGTCATTGTCGATGAAGCTCATGAGAGAACTGTCCAGACTGATGTCTTACTTGGCTTGCTTAAAAATGTACAAAATGCTAGAGCAAAAGTTGTCAACAACCACCAAGATACAAACAACAAGAAAATAAGTAATGACACGCAGTTGGATAAAGATAACGGTTCCCAGTCGTTGAGTTTTCTCAAGAAATGCCAGGGAAGGAATCCCTTGAAGTTAATTATCATGTCTGCCAGTTTGGATGCACGAGTTTTCTCCGAGTACTTCGGTGGTGCAAGAGCTGTTCACATCCAAGGTCGACAGTTTCCTGTCGATATATATTATACTCATCATAATGTACAAGATTATCTAGATGCGTCATTATCTTCCATATTTCAG ATTCATATGGAGGAGGACCCTGGTGATATACTAGTATTTTTAACTGGCCAAGAAGAAATTGAATCTGTACAGAGACTTGTGAAAGAAAGACTTAAAAAGTTACCTGAAACCAGTCAAAAACTATTAGCTGTTCCTATATTCTCATCTCTTCCGTCAGAACAGCAAATGCAAGTGTTTACACCAGCTCCTGAAGGATTTCGTAAG GTAATATTGGCAACGAATATTGCTGAGACATCTGTGACAATACCTGGAATCAAGTATGTTATAGATCCTGGGTTCGTAAAAGCACGTACCTATGATCCAAATAAAGGGTTATCAAGTTTGAATGTCATTCCGATTTCAAAAGCACAGGCTCTTCAGAGGAG CGGGCGTGCAGGAAGAGAGAGATCTGGGAAGTGCTTCCGCCTATACCCAGAAAATCAATTTGAGAAACTAGAGGATTCAACAAAGCCAGAGATCAAGCGATGTGACATTGCCAGTATAATTTTGCAACTTAAGGTTCTGGGTGTTGATGATGTCATTGGTTTCGATTTCATAGATAAACCTTCAAG GTCGGCGATTGTCAAATCACTGGAGCAATTGTATGTGCTAGGCGCTTTAACAGATGAGTGCAAACTGTCAGATCCAGTTGGACGTCAAATGGCAAGCCTTCCACTAGACCCTATTTACTCAAAAGCTCTAATCCGAGCAAGTGAAACTGAATTCAATTGCCTTGAAGAGATGTTGATAACTGTTGCAATGCTCTCAGTTGAGTCTATATTTTTCGCTCCCCGTGAGAAATTAAACGAG GCCAGAACTGCAATGAAATGCTTTGCAAGTCCAGATGGGGACCACCTCACTTTGGTTAATGTATATCGAGCATTTAGTGAGTTTTCAGAGAAGAGATCGGATCTCAGTAAAGAAAAACGTGAAAAAAGTATCAGGAAATGGTGCAAAGACAATTTCATTAATAGTCGCTCCCTGAAGCATGCTCATGACATACATAG TCAAATCCGAGGAAATGTTGAACAAATGGGTCTTCATGTGGCTTCTTGTGGGGATGACATGCTTCCTTTTCGAAGATGTCTTGCTGCCTCTTTCTTCCTCAATGCAGCATTAAAGCAGCCTGAGGGAACATACAG GGCTTTAGCAAATGGTCAGGTGGTTCGGATCCATCCGTCGTCCGTATTGTTCCATGAGAAACCAGAGTGTCTAGTATTCAATGAGTTAGTCGAGACTAATCATAAGTATATCCGCAACACAACTAGAATCGATTATTTATGGTTACATGAGCTTGCACCTCACTTCTATGCCATGCAAAATTGA
- the LOC126791444 gene encoding nuclear transport factor 2-like, producing the protein MANQTEDPPIPSAEMVGTAFVTQYYTILKESPREVYKFYSKDSLLSRPEADDTMTTVETVQAINEKILALDCQRIHILTVDSQFSLANGVIVLVTGNIVGSDKVKRMFTQTFFLATQETGGYFVLNDMFKFMIEEDDDDANNYNEYNPGYVAEETPNVPLNQNDELCAVADEPIPSQTTYVEVDAANGNEVNHVLKNFEESEKNVISEKSVVAEKNVVVEKGVDARQSTPNHVNDAASSNIQKDAPKKTFASVVNALSVNKAPFNVRAPPPKPVERPRAPVPAPVAPEALTRNNSTATSVEKNTVPAVKAHAIFVANLPMSATVEDLDKLFKQFGSIKRDGIQVRSNKVQGTCFGFVEFESASSMQSAIKASPIEFGSRLLSIEERRANNDRGKFAYGKGGYRNDNFRSRENYGRENYGRENYSGGGGRGSYGGGRGYGRNDLRGESGQYSGQARGNGGRYAERPYQNGGKVVHQTTKPVSAA; encoded by the exons ATGGCCAATCAGACAGAGGATCCGCCTATCCCAAGCGCAGAGATGGTGGGCACTGCGTTTGTTACTCAGTATTACACAATACTTAAAGAAAGCCCTCGTGAGGTCTACAAATTTTACTCCAAAGACAGTCTTTTGAGCCGGCCTGAGGCCGATGACACAATGACAACAGTTGAAACTGTACAA GCCATCAATGAGAAGATATTAGCGTTGGACTGCCAGCGTATTCATATATTGACGGTAGATTCTCAGTTTTCATTGGCCAATGGAGTAATTGTTTTAGTGACTGGGAATATAGTTGGAAGTGACAAAGTGAAGAGAATGTTTACTCAAACTTTCTTCTTAGCCACGCAAGAGACAGGAGGATATTTTGTCTTAAACGATATGTTTAAGTTTAtgattgaagaagatgatgatgatgcaaaTAACTACAATGAGTACAATCCTGGTTATGTTGCAGAAGAAACTCCAAATGTTCCTCTAAACCAAAATGATG AGTTATGTGCTGTTGCTGACGAGCCTATTCCCAGTCAAACAACTTATGTGGAGGTTGATGCTGCCAATGGAAATGAAGTTAATCATGTCTTGAAGAATTTTGAGGAGTCTGAGAAAAATGTTATTTCTGAAAAAAGTGTTGTTGCTGAGAAAAATGTTGTTGTTGAAAAGGGGGTTGATGCAAGACAGAGTACTCCTAACCATGTCAATGATGCAGCATCTTCCAACATCCAGAAGGATGCTCCGAAGAAGACTTTTGCATCAGTT GTGAATGCTTTGAGTGTGAATAAGGCTCCCTTCAATGTGAGGGCACCCCCACCTAAACCTGTTGAGCGGCCACGTGCACCTGTCCCTGCACCTGTAGCACCTGAAGCTTTAACCCGAAACAATAGTACTGCGACTTCTGTGGAGAAGAACACTGTTCCTGCAG TTAAAGCTCATGCCATTTTTGTTGCAAATTTGCCTATGAGTGCAACTGTTGAAGACCTGGATAAGCTTTTCAAGCAGTTTGGATCGATCAAACGTGATGGAATTCAAGTCAGAAGCAATAAA GTACAGGGAACATGCTTTGGATTCGTGGAATTTGAATCTGCTAGTTCCATGCAGAGTGCAATAAAG GCATCTCCTATTGAATTTGGCTCTCGTTTGTTATCTATCGAAGAAAGACGAG CAAACAATGATAGAGGAAAGTTTGCTTATGGAAAAGGTGGGTATCGAAATGACAACTTTAGGAGTCGTGAGAACTATGGTCGAGAGAACTATGGCCGCGAGAACTATAGCGGAGGCGGAGGCCGGGGAAGCTATGGTGGAGGCCGTGGCTATGGAAGAAACGATTTACGTGGTGAATCGGGTCAATATTCAGGCCAAGCCAGGGGTAATGGCGGACGCTATGCAGAAAGGCCTTATCAGAACGGAGGAAAggttgttcatcaaacaacaaaaCCGGTGTCCGCGGCATGA